In Paenibacillus larvae subsp. larvae, the following proteins share a genomic window:
- a CDS encoding phage tail spike protein: MDDLKLSSGMINLGLNQIDSFTFSINLGNPGYGKIKPLRTLVKVKDTKRNKIIFDGRVLKPQSSMSDSGMFSGAYICESKMGYLQDSAQRHAEIHDTSIRDFFQIMINNHNRSVEPYKRFQVGEVTVINTTDNVYRYLSYDRTFPTIKDKLIDREGGYLRIREDGGTTYIDYLAEIGEVKATQIRIAKNLKSISKEVNPTEVITRLVPLGETIQSEDETATDASPPRLTIAEVNGGIDYLDDPEMQKEFGIIEGSVTWDNVTEPSVLLSKGRDYLKNQKAARVTYTISAYDLSLIGLDVNSFEVGNWHPVVNPVLGIIDEPLQIIEKQIDINSPQNAALTIGQKYRTLSQYQAETNKARKSVVNLRDTIASQTEKVIALNESLSAAQKTIKELQQTVNNADLGNLQPTLDAINTQLGKLAEKINAIGAEIPADLAANLKQIQSNLTTLKTFKKNQDLLNADFENRLTKLEGGK; the protein is encoded by the coding sequence GTGGATGATTTGAAGCTTTCTAGTGGGATGATCAATCTTGGATTGAACCAAATTGATAGCTTCACTTTTTCTATTAACTTGGGAAATCCTGGATATGGGAAAATTAAGCCGCTCAGGACTCTGGTAAAAGTAAAGGATACGAAAAGAAACAAGATAATTTTTGATGGTCGGGTCCTCAAGCCTCAATCCAGCATGTCAGATTCAGGTATGTTTTCAGGTGCGTATATTTGTGAATCCAAAATGGGTTATTTGCAGGACTCAGCCCAACGCCATGCGGAAATTCATGACACCAGCATAAGGGATTTCTTTCAGATTATGATAAATAATCATAACCGGAGCGTAGAGCCTTATAAGCGTTTCCAGGTAGGAGAGGTAACGGTCATAAATACCACGGATAACGTATATCGGTATCTCTCATATGACCGTACTTTCCCAACCATAAAAGATAAATTGATTGACCGGGAAGGCGGATACCTACGCATACGGGAAGACGGCGGAACGACCTATATAGATTACCTGGCTGAGATCGGAGAGGTTAAAGCAACTCAAATCCGAATTGCCAAAAATCTAAAAAGCATAAGTAAAGAAGTAAACCCAACAGAGGTCATAACCCGCCTGGTGCCGCTGGGTGAGACCATCCAGAGCGAGGATGAAACTGCAACAGATGCTTCTCCGCCGCGTTTAACAATTGCTGAGGTTAACGGTGGTATTGATTATTTGGACGATCCGGAAATGCAAAAAGAATTCGGAATTATAGAGGGTTCGGTGACCTGGGATAACGTCACTGAGCCTTCTGTTCTGCTCTCCAAAGGACGCGATTACCTAAAGAATCAAAAGGCAGCCAGAGTGACCTACACTATTAGCGCCTACGATCTATCCCTAATTGGGTTAGATGTAAATAGTTTTGAAGTGGGTAACTGGCATCCAGTAGTTAATCCTGTATTGGGCATCATCGATGAACCGCTACAAATAATAGAAAAACAAATTGATATCAATAGTCCTCAAAATGCCGCTCTAACTATTGGGCAAAAATATAGGACATTGAGCCAGTACCAGGCGGAGACAAACAAGGCAAGGAAAAGCGTTGTTAATCTTCGGGATACGATAGCTTCACAAACGGAAAAGGTAATAGCCTTGAACGAATCGCTTTCAGCGGCACAGAAGACCATTAAGGAGTTACAACAAACCGTTAATAATGCTGATTTGGGCAATTTGCAACCCACGCTGGACGCTATTAATACACAATTAGGAAAACTGGCGGAAAAGATAAATGCCATTGGGGCGGAGATTCCGGCCGACCTAGCGGCAAATCTGAAACAAATCCAGAGTAATCTAACAACCTTAAAAACTTTTAAAAAGAATCAGGATTTGTTAAATGCCGATTTTGAAAATAGGCTTACTAAGTTAGAGGGAGGTAAATAA
- a CDS encoding phage holin family protein yields the protein MVIIDYLTGMVAGFIEGGLKSKVGFVGIARKVGIFVVVVIAHKVDALLGQSHFLRDTAVIFYIVNELLSILENCGRVGVPIPPALREAIQVLKKKSEQKEERK from the coding sequence GTGGTCATCATTGATTACCTTACGGGAATGGTAGCCGGCTTTATTGAAGGAGGATTGAAAAGCAAAGTGGGATTTGTGGGGATTGCCCGGAAGGTCGGTATCTTTGTGGTTGTTGTTATTGCACACAAAGTTGATGCCTTGCTTGGACAGTCCCACTTCCTCCGTGATACGGCTGTAATTTTTTATATAGTAAACGAGCTATTAAGCATACTAGAAAACTGCGGCCGTGTTGGTGTTCCTATCCCGCCTGCCCTTCGCGAAGCTATCCAAGTGCTGAAAAAGAAATCGGAACAGAAGGAAGAACGAAAATGA